Proteins co-encoded in one Ruegeria sp. YS9 genomic window:
- a CDS encoding winged helix-turn-helix domain-containing protein, protein MIVQLEGEILRFAKRNNLKSSEIRLGMVKVDPATGRIYDLEGNEAELRHQSREVLKALAENQGRTVSREALIDEVWSGRAVAADSVAQCIAEIRRVVGDSEKRLVETVPRQGYRLILPVPDAANVGLLNLPISLLLVAVLMLAALIGAYVLARSDDTVHAPVVAVLPFEDFSFAPHTGFLSDAISENIITALARFPQMTVISRRSSFQFRDSPQGIAEITEALGADFVLEGSQQYNGSRLKITAQLIEGATEAHIWADEIDVPLSAMLEANSEISRKIALAVGTSVIDTAEASMTSGDVSALMISNAAQSRIMRSFTRENLLTNIEEQEKSIRNYPDSAWGFLGQALSLRIGLHYGWVDGDESALRERMYNLARRGVELDPNNFLAYHALGRALMFNGEVEDAQRAFQRGIELNPSSTIVGNGLAVSQIYMGKTDEALQTLANLERIDPLKHFDLQWNKAWALWQKGECDKALDAFKSVPSMPTAANKLLAAIHHCVGDENAAALAMANYLSENPDWTVARVRDMETRMWNASGALERWLTAMEEAGMPHG, encoded by the coding sequence GTGATAGTCCAACTGGAGGGCGAGATACTGCGTTTTGCCAAACGAAATAACTTGAAATCTTCTGAAATCCGCCTTGGAATGGTGAAGGTCGATCCGGCCACCGGACGGATTTACGACTTGGAGGGAAATGAAGCCGAGCTGCGGCACCAGTCCCGTGAAGTGCTCAAGGCATTGGCGGAAAACCAAGGCAGGACAGTATCGCGCGAAGCGCTGATCGACGAGGTCTGGTCGGGCCGAGCCGTTGCAGCCGACAGCGTTGCGCAATGCATTGCCGAGATTCGGCGTGTCGTGGGCGATTCTGAAAAACGCCTTGTCGAGACTGTTCCGCGTCAAGGTTACAGGCTAATTCTGCCCGTCCCGGACGCCGCAAACGTGGGATTGCTGAATCTACCTATTTCCTTACTGTTGGTGGCCGTTTTAATGCTTGCAGCACTGATCGGCGCCTATGTTTTGGCGCGCTCTGACGACACGGTCCATGCACCTGTGGTTGCGGTGCTGCCCTTCGAAGATTTCTCCTTTGCACCACACACTGGTTTCTTGAGTGACGCCATAAGCGAGAACATTATAACTGCATTGGCGCGGTTTCCGCAGATGACCGTCATCTCCCGCCGCTCCAGTTTCCAGTTTCGCGATTCGCCGCAAGGGATTGCAGAAATCACTGAGGCGCTTGGAGCCGATTTTGTTCTTGAAGGAAGCCAGCAGTACAACGGCTCTCGATTAAAGATCACAGCCCAACTGATCGAGGGTGCCACAGAGGCTCATATCTGGGCGGACGAGATTGACGTTCCTCTAAGTGCGATGCTGGAGGCCAACAGTGAAATCAGCCGAAAGATTGCCCTGGCCGTTGGGACAAGTGTGATTGACACCGCCGAGGCCAGCATGACCTCCGGGGATGTCAGCGCCCTAATGATCTCTAATGCGGCACAAAGCCGGATCATGCGCAGCTTTACCCGCGAAAACCTCCTGACCAATATCGAGGAACAGGAGAAATCCATACGGAACTATCCCGACTCTGCGTGGGGGTTTTTGGGCCAAGCCCTGTCGTTGCGTATCGGCCTCCATTACGGATGGGTCGACGGCGATGAGTCGGCACTTCGTGAACGGATGTACAATCTGGCCCGTCGTGGCGTCGAGCTCGATCCAAACAATTTCCTCGCTTACCATGCCCTCGGACGGGCGCTGATGTTCAATGGCGAAGTCGAAGACGCGCAACGTGCCTTTCAGCGTGGGATCGAATTGAACCCTTCGTCGACGATCGTTGGCAATGGGCTCGCGGTTTCTCAAATATACATGGGCAAGACGGACGAGGCCTTGCAGACACTTGCAAATCTCGAACGCATTGATCCGCTCAAGCACTTTGACTTGCAATGGAACAAGGCCTGGGCGCTTTGGCAGAAAGGAGAGTGCGACAAGGCCCTGGACGCATTCAAGTCAGTGCCCTCAATGCCAACCGCGGCCAATAAGCTCCTCGCGGCCATCCACCATTGCGTTGGCGACGAAAACGCTGCGGCACTAGCGATGGCCAACTACCTTTCAGAGAACCCGGACTGGACCGTCGCGCGGGTAAGAGACATGGAAACCAGGATGTGGAATGCCTCCGGCGCTCTGGAACGCTGGCTTACCGCCATGGAAGAGGCCGGGATGCCTCACGGCTGA